From Chloracidobacterium thermophilum B:
TAGTTGAACTGCTCGCCGTAGGTTTCGTTGCGTCCCGCCTGCGCGCGTGCCCACAGGGTGGTCTCCAGCGGCACGAGGGCATAGCCCAGGCGGCGCGGCGGTTCGCCATCACCGGGCACATCCGCCTGTCCCGTGTACTCATAGCGCACGACGCCTTTGACTGCGGCGCGAAGCTGGCGCTGGCTGCCCCGGTATGCCTCGATGCCATGCCCGCGCGGCTCGATAAACAGCAAGGGCCGCTGCCCTTCAAGTCGGATTGAATTTGCGGACTGCCCGGTACCGGGGGTGTAACGGAGAAACTTGTTGTGCGCCAGCGACTCCACAAAGACGACCCGCTCCCTGCCCTGTCCGGTCCGGGACTTGGCCACAACAACAAGACACCCTTCGAGGTCGTTTTCGTGGGCCAGCACCAGATCATCCACCGCGCCGGTGGGGTCGTACTTCCGCCCGTAGCGCGCCCCCAGACGCAGGAGATCACTCATCACCACGCCCCGGCGGTTGCCCCCCTTCCAGTCGCGGGGATGAAAGACGGCATAGTGGATGAAATAGTGGGTCGCCGTTTCGCAAACCGAAAAATAGACCCACGCGGCCAGCGGAAAGCGCAGGTCGTCAGCATTTTGCCAGTTGTTGTCGCCGCGCCAGTCACCATCGAAATCAAAGTTGGTGATGTAGTCAAAACGCGGCGTCTGCCCCAGCCCCTGGTAGAAAATCGGCGCATAGCGGGCAGCCAACGCCAGGTCGGCGTCAAAGCCCGGCGACTGGGCGTAGCCAAGAACAGACGACGCAGCCAACAGAACCCAAGTCAACCAGCAGAAGTCAACCAGCAGACCAGCCAGCCTGTTGCCCACCGAAGCCAACCTTGTGCACTGCGGGTTGGCATGAAACATCAGGCACTGGGCGTTGACGAGGCCGTACCGCCGGCTTTGTGCTGGTTCAGTACGGTTGTGATCCGATGCCAGAGGCGGGATTTGTACCGGGCCGCCGTGTTGCGGTGAATGATGCCTTTCTGCACCGACTTATCAATGACTGAAATGGCATCCAGATAGACTTTCTGAAGCCCCGTCGCCGTCTTCCGGTTGACGCCCGAAAGTTTCTTCGGTTCGACCAGCGCCAAGTCCTCAGCCGTTGGTTTTCTCAGGGCAGCGCGAAGCTTTTTGATAAAGGTGCGCAAGCGGCTGCGGTTGCGGCGATTGATGGCGTTGCGCCGCTCGGTCTGACGGACCCGTTTGATGGCAGAAGCCTTGTTCGGCATGTGGCTTGATTCGTCTCCTTCGTAAAACGCTGGCTCAAAGCAAGTCGCTTAGGATAAGGATTCAGCCTCTTTCCGTCAACGTTCACCGCATGACGGGCTGGCAAAAATTTTCCCTGACGGAAACGCCCACGGCGCTGACGCTTGCCAGGTGCATCGGCAGGCCGGTATGGTTGCTCCCACGATTCAAACAATAATTTTCCTTGATTGGATGCGCCATGACCGAGCCGCACACCCCACTAACCGACACACCTTCCTGGATGGACCGGCTCAACTGGGTCGGAGCGACGGCCTCACTCATCTGTGCCGTTCACTGCCTGGCCATGCCGCTGCTCGTCGGTGTACTCCCGATTCTGGGGCTGAGCCTGCTCACGTCCCCATGGCTTGAATGGTCTCTGATTGGCTTTACGGGCGCAATTGGTCTGCTCACGCTGCTGCCCAGCTACCATCGGAAACATCGCCGGTTACAGCCACTGGCCCTGTTCCTGCTGGGCTTCGGACTCATCCTTGGTACAAAGTTCCTGCTCGATGAAGGCTCCTCGCTGGAAACCTCCGGCATGGTCACGGGAGCGCTCTTCGTGGCCAGCGCCAATCTGACCAATCACCGCCTTACACACACCTGCACTGTCTGTCGGCACTGACGGGCCACACCAGCAACAGTCACAGAGCACTCACTTCCCGGAAGGCAGGGCTTCCAACGTGTCGCTCCGGCTGGGAAACCGTGACAACTCGGCCTTGAACTCGCCGATCTCATTGCCGCCCGTGATCCGTACGGCATAGCGATAGGCATCATCCGTAATCCACAGTCGGATTCTGCGTTCATCGGAGGGCTTCCCGTTGGCGTCGAGTGGGCGCAGCGCAAGCTGTACGACCGGGACAGTCTGCCCAGCAACCTCCAGGGTCTCACGTCCAAGGCGCTCAATCTCGACCGTCACAAGGGTGCCGTTGCGTTCGTTCAGAGCCGACAACCTGATGGTCGTTGGCCCCTCGAAATCGAGGTTGCGCGTCGTCCAGAGCAAACCGGCCAGGTCATAGGTGTCGCCACTCAGCTTGATCAAACGGCCGCCGTTGACCTGCGCCGTTCGTCCCGACTGGTCAAAAACCGTCACCGTCCGCTCAACCCGCCCTCCTTCCTTGAGGTCAGCTTCGGCGCGGTAGGGCAGCCGCGTAACCGGATCGAGATAGGTTACAAAGCGGTCGTCGAGATCAAACAACGTTGCCTTGACAAACCCGATGGTTTCAGCGCGCACAAGCAGCCGCAACCCCTCCCGCCCGTGGAACATCCCCTGCTCCACGACTTCCGTCGAGAAACGCGCCACTGGGGCATCGCGCAGGCCCAGGCTGGGCACTGTGACCCGCACGCCGTACACGAGTTTTTCCCCAACGACGAATTTGTGGCGGGCCACTGGCAGTGCCACAACACGCCCGTTGGCAGCCGAGGATTCCCCTGGCCCGACGACCCGTGGCCGCTGCTGGGCCGCAGCCGACACGCCCGCAACCCATGACCAGCCAACCAGCAGCAGGATACCTATCCGCATCCCACACCGAATCCTGCGACAGCCTGGCCGTTCACTCTGTTCATCAATCTTCGTTCTCATGTCGGCAAGTCACCTTTCCTGTAGGACGAAGCCCTCTTTTTGGAACACACCCGATGTGCGGCATCGGATGCCGCCCCCGGGCCGGATGTTGGTTAGGGTACGGCGCGATGAAAGCCCAGGTTTGTATTCTGGTTCGCAAATACTACAGCAAGCAGGTGTCACCCCAGCCTGTATTTATCCCCGCGAGCCATTCTTATGCTTCAGTTCAGGCTTCGACGTGGTCATTGGCGGAAACTGTCTTTCCTGGCCTGCCTGACCGTTCTTTTTGCACTGACGACAACTCACTCCCAAGGACAATATGTCCCCGTGCGCGCCATGGACAGCGTGCCTTTCGTTCCTGACCAGGATCAGTCCGGTGGAGCAGCCAACCCAGCCGCTCAGGGAACCGGAGGGCCGCTCCAATCCGCAGACCAAACCAAAGATGTTGCGAGCAAGGACCGCACCGGCGTCAATTTTGCTTCTGGCAAGGGTACGGTTTCCGAAGATGACTACCATCCCCTCACCGGAAAAGAGCGGTGGGAGTATTACTTCCGGGCAACTTACTGGAGTCCGGCGGCGGTGTTCGGGGCGGCCGGCCCCGCGCTGGGCGCACAGATTGGCAACTCTCCGCCAGAATGGGGCGGCGGCATCAAAGGCTACAGCCGGCGGCTGGCTTCGGAGTTTGGCAACAACATCATCACCAACAGCATCCAGTCGGGCCTGGCGGCACTCATCAAACATGAGCCACGCTATGTTCGGAGCGCCAAGAAGGGTTTCCTGCGACGAACCGGGCACGCCCTGGCCTTTGTTTTCGTCACCTACAACGACGAGGGCAAGGTCCGGCCCGCCGTCGCCAACCTGGTCGCCGACTACGGCGGCGCGTTTGCACAAATCGCATGGTACCCAAGTCGTTACACGGTACGTGGGGACGGCGTGCGGTTTGGCAACCTGGCGCTCGGCTTCAACTTCATTGCCAATCTCATCAATGAGTTCACGCCGGACATCAAACGGGTTTTCAAGCGCAAGTAGGCTGCGCCACGTGCACGCAGATCACGGCTGACGCCTTCCGGTTTCCAACTGGACTATGGCTCATGGACAGTACTTTGAAACCTCCCATGTCTCGCCGCGACAGTTGGACGTCCTGTGGGCCAACGGCTGGCGTCACTTCGGGACGTACTTTTACCGCTACTGGATCAATCTGACGGACGAGGGCGTACGGCACGTCCTCCCCCTGCGGATCAGACTGTCCGACTTTGCCCTTTCTGAGAGCCAACGCCGTATCCGCCGCCGCAACCGGGACCTGCGGGTGGTCATTCAACCCACGGTCATTGATACAGCGACGCTTGTGCTTTTCGAGCGCCACAAACAGCGTTTCACGCACAACATCCCGGACTCCATCTACTCCTTCCTGTCGCAGGAGCCGGCGTCAGTGCCCTGCCGCAACGAGGAAATTGCGGTCTATGACGGAGAACGGCTCGTTGCCAAAAGCTTCCTGGACTTGGGCAAAGAGTCCACCTCCAGCGTCTATGGCATCTTCGACCCGGATTACGCCAAACGCAGCCTGGGCATTTTGACGATGCTGCTCGAAATTGCCTACTCGCAGGCGCGCGGAGACAAGTTTTATTACCCCGGCTACGCCTACCACGAACCTTCCCACTACGACTACAAAAAGCGGTTCGTGGCGCTCGAATGGTTTGACTGGCAGGGCAACTGGCATCCCCTTCCCAACGGCCACCGTGGGTAGTGTGGACAATCGTTCACACTACAGCGCCTCTTTGCGGACAGCCGGCCACACCAAACCACTCACCGAACCGGCGCGAACAGCCAATCAGCTCACGTAACATCTTTTGTTTTCAGACACTTGAACATTCTGCCGCCCCTGCCCGGCGCGTGGCACGGAAACTGCCGCTTTGTTTCGGGTTGACATCATCCCTTTGGTTTCATCCTGTGACGACCTGAGCTTTCGTTTCCATGACCTACCAAACGACGCTGCGCCGCGCGGTCTCCCTTCGCGGCATTGGACTTCATACGGGACAGGAAGTTGAACTCACCCTGTGTCCGGCCCCGGCAGACACCGGTTATGTTTTCCGCCGCACGGATTTGAACGGTTTTGAAGTGGCAGCCGTACCTCACCATGTCACGCACGTCAGCTATGCCACGACGTTGATGCGCGCCGGTGTGATGGTGTCAACCGTTGAGCATGTCCTTTCAGCGCTCTACGGTTGCGGCATAGACAACGCCATTCTCGATGTCACGAACTGCGAAGTGCCCATTCTGGACGGAAGCGCGCGCCCCTTCGTCGAGGCCATTGCTGAAGCTGGAATCCTCACGCTGGAAAGTCCCCGGCAGGTTTTACAGGTCGAGCAACGCATCGAAGTGGTCGAAGGAAACCGCCGGTTGGCCATCGAGCCGGATGACAGTTTCTTCATCGAAAGCACAATTGACTTCGACCATCCGTGCATCGGGCGTCAGTCGTTTGCCTGCGAAGTGACTCCGGCAACGTACCGGCAGGAGATTGCTCCGGCGCGCACCTTTGGCTTTCTCGCCGAAGCCGAGACGCTGCGCCGGCACGGGCTGGTGCGCGGGGCAACGCTCGAAAATGCCATCGTCCTCGATGCCGATTCGATCCTCAGCCCGGAGCCGCTGCGCTTCCCGGATGAATTTGCGCGTCACAAGGTGCTGGACATCATTGGTGACTTCGCCCTGCTGGGGTTGTCCCTGCGGGGACGCATCATCGCCGAACGCTCCGGGCACGGCCTGCATTCGGCGCTCATCGGGCGCCTGCTCCGCGAAGCCCGGGCCTGGACAGTCAACGGACTGCCCCACGGGAACGGGCGGCCCCCTGCAACTACAGCTTCGGCGGGGGCAGCGGCAGGGTCAGGAGCAACTGCTGCGCTTGCCGCTCCCGGATGATTTCCACCGTCACCGGCGCTTCCCGCTGCTGACTCAGGGACTGAAGAATCACCGCCGAGAGGTCGTGGCTGCGCCGAACCGGTTGCCCATCTACCCGGACAATCACATCGCCCGAACGCAGCCCGGCCGCGGCGGCCGGGCTGTCGGACAAAACATGCGTCACCAGCAGACCGCCCGCCACACCAAAGAACTGCGCCAGTTGGGTGGTCAGGTCGGATGTCACCAACCCGATGGCCAGGTGTTCGGCGGCGGGGACTCTGGGCGTCGGCATATCTTCCGGTGAGCCAAGTGTGACCTCGCACACCCGCGGCTGACCGTCGCGCTCCACCAACAGCGTGAGCGTCTCTCCGGCAGCGTGGCTGACAACGATTTCATTGAGTTCACGCCGGGACTCCAGCGGTTGGTCATTGGCGGACAGGATGACATCGCCTGGCACCAGGCCGGCTTCCTCAGCCGGACTTCCTGGTACCACGGCCGTGACCACCACCCCCTGGGTGGTAGAAGCCCCGAAACGCGCACGTTCTTCGGCC
This genomic window contains:
- a CDS encoding DUF3108 domain-containing protein; protein product: MRIGILLLVGWSWVAGVSAAAQQRPRVVGPGESSAANGRVVALPVARHKFVVGEKLVYGVRVTVPSLGLRDAPVARFSTEVVEQGMFHGREGLRLLVRAETIGFVKATLFDLDDRFVTYLDPVTRLPYRAEADLKEGGRVERTVTVFDQSGRTAQVNGGRLIKLSGDTYDLAGLLWTTRNLDFEGPTTIRLSALNERNGTLVTVEIERLGRETLEVAGQTVPVVQLALRPLDANGKPSDERRIRLWITDDAYRYAVRITGGNEIGEFKAELSRFPSRSDTLEALPSGK
- the rpsT gene encoding 30S ribosomal protein S20, encoding MPNKASAIKRVRQTERRNAINRRNRSRLRTFIKKLRAALRKPTAEDLALVEPKKLSGVNRKTATGLQKVYLDAISVIDKSVQKGIIHRNTAARYKSRLWHRITTVLNQHKAGGTASSTPSA
- a CDS encoding MerC domain-containing protein; amino-acid sequence: MTEPHTPLTDTPSWMDRLNWVGATASLICAVHCLAMPLLVGVLPILGLSLLTSPWLEWSLIGFTGAIGLLTLLPSYHRKHRRLQPLALFLLGFGLILGTKFLLDEGSSLETSGMVTGALFVASANLTNHRLTHTCTVCRH
- the lpxC gene encoding UDP-3-O-acyl-N-acetylglucosamine deacetylase codes for the protein MTYQTTLRRAVSLRGIGLHTGQEVELTLCPAPADTGYVFRRTDLNGFEVAAVPHHVTHVSYATTLMRAGVMVSTVEHVLSALYGCGIDNAILDVTNCEVPILDGSARPFVEAIAEAGILTLESPRQVLQVEQRIEVVEGNRRLAIEPDDSFFIESTIDFDHPCIGRQSFACEVTPATYRQEIAPARTFGFLAEAETLRRHGLVRGATLENAIVLDADSILSPEPLRFPDEFARHKVLDIIGDFALLGLSLRGRIIAERSGHGLHSALIGRLLREARAWTVNGLPHGNGRPPATTASAGAAAGSGATAALAAPG
- a CDS encoding arginine-tRNA-protein transferase, which codes for MAHGQYFETSHVSPRQLDVLWANGWRHFGTYFYRYWINLTDEGVRHVLPLRIRLSDFALSESQRRIRRRNRDLRVVIQPTVIDTATLVLFERHKQRFTHNIPDSIYSFLSQEPASVPCRNEEIAVYDGERLVAKSFLDLGKESTSSVYGIFDPDYAKRSLGILTMLLEIAYSQARGDKFYYPGYAYHEPSHYDYKKRFVALEWFDWQGNWHPLPNGHRG